A region of Lycium barbarum isolate Lr01 chromosome 3, ASM1917538v2, whole genome shotgun sequence DNA encodes the following proteins:
- the LOC132631476 gene encoding uncharacterized protein LOC132631476 — MKRPSSLPILKQSEGTHHVNANYNKGKAVLKDESDGDEIIDFERISTPVICKTIQKWEPTSRACKEISCEKHGLWRREQSNRAAKLEKQLKTRRAVDGLIEEELYRFRAQYNRSIVPTKLKDVAQLIMPKWTPSPELATLTWLGDWRPSTILDLLQHLAHSFAFSKSLPDSVAIEVALPQLINELRIEEAVIDEEMAEIQSNCILHLPFGPKMKAQKGENAMACIQSEFKKIHRVITKAQNLRLKAIEMAVKKVLSRTDAAEFLVAFAGIQDLVHQWATQHKLRTGPVSIRTKALKSGSPLK; from the exons ATGAAGCGGCCTTCGTCTCTGCCCATACT GAAACAATCCGAAGGAACTCATCACGTAAATGCCAATTATAACAAAGGGAAAGCAGTACTTAAAGATGAATCCGATGGCGATGAGATCATTGACTTCGAGAGAATTAGCACTCCTGTGATTTGCAAGACTATACAAAAATGGGAACCCACTTCACGAG CATGCAAAGAGATTTCTTGTGAAAAACATGGGCTATGGAGGCGTGAGCAGAGCAACAGAGCAGCCAAGCTAGAAAAACAGCTAAAAACAAGACGGGCCGTTGATGGACTCATTGAAGAAGAACTCTATCGTTTTCGGGCTCAATATAACAGGTCCATAGTCCCAACAAAGCTCAAAGATGTGGCCCAATTAATCATGCCTAAATGGACTCCTTCACCAGAACTAGCCACATTAACTTGGTTAGGCGATTGGCGGCCTTCAACAATCTTGGACCTTCTTCAACACTTGGCCCACTCATTTGCATTTTCAAAATCTTTACCAGATTCAGTTGCTATTGAAGTGGCATTACCACAATTGATAAATGAATTACGTATCGAAGAGGCGGTGATTGATGAGGAAATGGCTGAGATCCAGTCCAATTGTATATTGCATCTTCCATTTGGCCCAAAGATGAAGGCCCAAAAGGGTGAGAATGCAATGGCTTGTATCCAATCTGAGTTTAAGAAGATCCATAGGGTTATTACTAAGGCCCAAAATTTGAGGCTAAAGGCAATAGAAATGGCAGTGAAGAAAGTGTTAAGCAGAACAGATGCAGCAGAATTCTTGGTTGCTTTTGCTGGAATTCAAGACTTGGTTCACCAATGGGCTACACAACACAAATTGCGTACAGGCCCAGTTTCTATACGTACTAAAGCCCTGAAGTCTGGTAGCCCACTGAAATAG
- the LOC132633004 gene encoding uncharacterized protein LOC132633004, which yields MSAIVCGKRSFFEDLQSPSPTSASPPVSKKLRRFSSSPPPSSFIDQLRALFPDMDNQLIGNALEECGNDLDAAIKRLHELNLVYADAKTVTDGEMDNGEKPTNGPDVRSEGPPLQNNLPADGAEWVELLVREMMSATSVDDARARAAGVLESLEQSISVHAGAEAAQNVHKENMMLKEQIEAFLRENSILKRAVAIQHERQKEYDDRNQEVQQLKQIIAQYQEQIKTLEVNNYALTMHLRQAQQSNSIPGRFHPDIF from the exons ATGTCTGCAATTGTGTGCGGCAAGAGATCTTTCTTCGAAGATTTACAATCGCCGTCGCCCACGTCAGCATCGCCGCCTGTTTCTAAGAAGCTTCGCCGTTTCTCGTCTTCGCCGCCGCCGTCGAGTTTCATCGATCAGCTCAGAGCTTTGTTTCCTGATATGGACAATCAG CTTATTGGGAATGCTTTGGAAGAGTGCGGCAATGACTTGGATGCTGCTATTAAGAGGTTACATGAGCTTAACCTTGTGTATGCCGATGCAAAGACAGTTACTGATGGAGAGATGGATAATG GAGAAAAACCGACTAATGGGCCAGATGTTCGATCTGAAGGTCCTCCTCTCCAGAATAATCTTCCAGCTGATGGTGCAGAATGGGTGGAGTTGCTTGTCCGGGAAATGATGAGTGCTACTAGCGTAGATGATGCTAGGGCTCGTGCCGCAGGAGTGTTGGAGAGCCTGGAGCAATCAATTAGTGTGCATGCTGGTGCAGAAGCAGCTCAAAATGTTCACAAG GAAAATATGATGCTGAAGGAGCAAATTGAAGCGTTTCTTAGAGAAAATTCCATTCTCAAACGTGCTGTTGCCATTCAACATGAACGGCAAAAAGAGTATGATGATAGAAACCAGGAAGTGCAGCAATTGAAGCAGATAATCGCTCAATATCAGGAACAAATAAAAACTCTTGAG GTGAATAATTATGCTTTGACAATGCACTTGCGCCAGGCTCAGCAAAGCAACTCTATTCCGGGACGCTTCCATCCAGACATCTTCTAG
- the LOC132633005 gene encoding uncharacterized protein LOC132633005, with the protein MNSTAMASTTSLSLRPHCPSLPPCSSSSTFFSGGWSHNKFISVSFSSSSSQFNKKISARRLVVAAAADYYSTLGVPKSANNKEIKAAYRRLARQYHPDVNKEPNAPEKFKEIKDAYEVLSDDKKRALYDQYGEAGVKSSVGTQGGAGAYTTNPFDLFETFFGPSMSSFGMDGSGFGTRRRSTVTKGEDLRYDMTLEFSAAIFGAEKEFELSHLETCEVCAGTGAKVGSKMRVCSTCGGRGQVMRTEQTPFGMFSQVSVCPKCGGDGEMISEYCRKCSGEGRIRVKKDIKVKIPPGVSKGSILRVAGEGDAGPRGAPPGDLFVYLDIEEIPEIQRDGINLISTVSVGYLDAILGAVVKVKTVEGMADLQIPPGTQPGDVLVLARKGAPKLNRPSIRGDHLFTIKVGIPKRISVKERELLEDLASLNKASSTPRTKTRPTVQQTAKTTETPVSSDSTAAQTDESPEDQDDPLKKLTDFAGSVVNGALKWLRDNL; encoded by the exons ATGAACTCTACGGCAATGGCCAGCACTACTTCTCTATCTCTCCGCCCCCATTGTCCCTCTCTTCCTCCTTGTTCCTCTTCTTCTACTTTCTTCTCCGGTGGTTGGTCCCACAACAAGTTTATATCCGTTTCCTTTTCTTCTTCGTCCTCTCAATTTAATAAGAAGATTTCAGCACGACGATTGGTGGTTGCTGCTGCAGCTGATTATTACTCCACACTTGGGGTCCCAAAATCTGCTAACAATAAAGAAATCAAGGCTGCTTATCGAAGGTTAGCTCGACAG TATCACCCTGATGTCAACAAGGAACCTAACGCACCAGAAAAGTTTAAGGAGATTAAAGATGCCTATGAG GTACTATCAGATGACAAGAAAAGAGCATTATATGATCAATATGGTGAAGCGGGGGTGAAAAGTTCTGTAGGGACCCAAGGCGGTGCTGGTGCTTACACG ACAAATCCTTTTGATCTATTTGAGACATTCTTTGGCCCTTCTATGAGTAGTTTTGGAATGGATGGATCTGGATTTGGAACGCGCCGCCGCAGTACTGTTACCAAGGGTGAAGATCTACG TTACGACATGACATTAGAATTTTCAGCGGCTATCTTTGGAGCTGAAAAAGAATTCGAGCTTTCACATCTTGAAACTTGTGAAGTTTGTGCGGGAACTGGGGCAAAGGTAGGCTCCAAAATGAGGGTATGTTCAACCTGTGGTGGCCGAGGTCAAGTTATGAGGACCGAACAAACACCTTTTGGCATGTTTTCACAG GTTTCTGTCTGCCCAAAGTGTGGTGGGGATGGTGAAATGATCTCTGAATATTGTCGTAAATGCTCAGGCGAGGGGCGGATACGAGTGAAGAAAGATATAAAAGTCAAGATACCCCCTGGAGTGAGCAAGGGCAGTATCCTCAGAGTTGCTGGTGAGGGTGATGCAGGTCCTAGGGG GGCCCCGCCTGGAGATCTCTTTGTCTATCTTGACATTGAAGAGATACCTGAGATCCAAAGAGATGGCATAAATCTAATTTCAACAGTTTCAGTTGGTTATCTAGATGCTATACTTGGGGCTGTTGTTAAG GTTAAAACAGTGGAAGGGATGGCCGATCTCCAGATTCCTCCAGGCACTCAACCTGGGGATGTGCTTGTCTTGGCAAGGAAAGGTGCACCGAAGCTGAATAGGCCATCAATACGTGGTGATCACTTGTTCACAATTAAAGTTGGCATACCAAAACGCATCAG TGTGAAGGAGCGTGAATTGCTTGAAGACCTTGCTTCTCTAAATAAGGCATCAAGCACTCCCCGTACAAAAACTCGCCCGACGGTTCAGCAAACTG CTAAAACTACAGAAACTCCAGTAAGTTCAGATTCAACTGCAGCACAAACTGATGAGTCACCAGAAGATCAAGATGATCCATTGAAGAAGTTAACAGATTTTGCTGG GTCTGTCGTAAATGGTGCACTAAAATGGTTAAGAGACAATTTGTAA
- the LOC132633007 gene encoding uncharacterized protein LOC132633007 yields MEATAMRPNAIKLLATSTSTSISSLQPTNAAGVSFLVPKSVQLTKTPMIARASDPRNDQANPSTDEPGLPFLPQEDLNFLVKLGVGSVAGGAVIKYGSVILPEITTPNFSLALFMISAPMVVAVVLLFLQSRADS; encoded by the exons ATGGAAGCTACCGCAATGCGACCAAACGCTATCAAATTGCTGGCAACCTCAACCTCAACCTCAATTTCGTCTCTTCAGCCAACAAATGCTGCCGGCGTTAGCTTCCTCGTACCAAAATCTGTCCAACTGACTAAGACGCCCATGATTGCCCGAGCTTCCGACCCCAGAAATGACCAAGCAAATCCCAGCACTGATGAACCTGGCCTTCCTTTCCTACCCCAG GAGGATTTGAACTTCTTGGTGAAACTGGGAGTGGGTTCAGTTGCGGGAGGAGCAGTTATAAAATATGGAAGTGTGATTTTACCGGAGATAACAACACCAAATTTTTCATTGGCTCTGTTTATGATATCAGCTCCAATGGTTGTTGCGGTTGTGCTCTTATTTTTGCAAAGTCGTGCAGATTCATGA